One part of the Bradyrhizobium sp. CB1650 genome encodes these proteins:
- a CDS encoding carboxymuconolactone decarboxylase family protein, with protein MSRLSVPNLESDAGPSGQVYAQIKKAIGNVPNTFAAIAAHGPAALKAVLAADTVLSAGSLSKRDQEAIKLVISEVAGCDYCVAAHSLLGKLAGLKPDELKNIRERRATGDEKRDALIRFVRKLAQSSGTVSDDDFAAIRVAGYTDAQLVEISLAFATTVFTNVFNRINDTEIDFPRVA; from the coding sequence ATGTCCCGTCTTTCAGTCCCCAATCTCGAATCCGATGCCGGTCCCTCGGGCCAGGTCTATGCCCAGATCAAGAAGGCTATCGGCAACGTGCCGAATACCTTCGCGGCAATCGCTGCCCACGGCCCGGCCGCACTCAAGGCCGTCCTCGCCGCCGACACCGTGCTCTCTGCGGGCTCCTTGTCGAAGCGCGACCAGGAAGCCATCAAGCTCGTCATCTCCGAGGTGGCGGGTTGCGACTACTGCGTGGCCGCTCACAGCCTGCTCGGCAAGCTCGCGGGCCTCAAGCCCGACGAACTGAAGAACATCCGTGAGCGCCGGGCGACCGGCGACGAGAAGCGCGACGCGCTGATCCGCTTCGTCCGCAAGCTCGCCCAGTCCAGCGGCACCGTCAGCGACGACGACTTCGCCGCGATCAGGGTCGCCGGCTACACCGACGCGCAGCTCGTCGAGATCAGCCTCGCATTCGCGACCACCGTCTTCACCAACGTCTTTAACCGCATCAACGACACCGAGATCGACTTCCCCCGCGTCGCGTGA